aaacgcaggcggcacaaagcacaaggatcccggttcaagcccccagctccccacctacaggggagtcgcttcttaagtggtgaagcaggtctgcaggtgtctatctttctctccccctgtcttcccctcctctctccatttctctctgtcctatccaacaacaatgacatcgacaacaacaataataataattacaacaagggcaacaaaagggaataaataaatatttaaaaataaataaatttaaaaaataaaaaataagtaaacttctagtggtctgggaggtagcacagtaataaagctttggactcttaaacatgaggtcccgagtttgatccttggcagcacatgtgccagaatgatgtctggttctttctctctcctcctatctttcttataaataaaatctttaaaaaaaacttctatcTTATAATAATTTTACATTAAAGTCTAAATGTCATCATAATTTCAGGTTTAGTTccactaatgtttttttttaacaaataaaagATGAATGGACAAAGGTTTActtttacattttaataggatGAAAGctgttttacagaaaaaaatttttcagtGTTTTATAGCAATTTGACAGTGAATGTGAGAATCCCAAAAGCATTTACACAGCCAATGCATCTGCCATCCTTACAAAATGAATGAATGTTCATGGATGGGAAAAAAATGTAATGATTACCATTTTCATAATTCGGTGACATCTACTTTAGAGTTATGGTCTCTGTTTAGGTTTCATCAACAGCTCTAGTTAAATTCACTTTGATCCCCTTGGTGGTTTTTCCATGTCCCCCTCGGAGGCCAGCTATGTAAATTTGAGGCCTGGGAACGCAGGTGGAGCTTTCTTTTGTAGTCTGAGTGCTATCAGTCTTTAAAGCATATACTTGTGAACTGTTTTCTCTTCTAAAGTGACTAAGATCTGTTTGTACAGAGTGAGTAGCTTTCTGACGCAAATTGgtctaaatagaaagaaaagagcgATATTAACATTTCTTTACAGAACAACCAATTCCTGCCTGATCTCTTTTCTCATCCACAAAGAAatgtagggagaaaaaaaaaaagtagaacaccAAAAAGTATAGAATATGATAAGAAGTgaatatccttttcttttttctttttttattttaatatttatttatttattcccttttgttgcccttgttgttttattgtgtagttactattgttgtcgtcattgttggatatgagagaaattgagagaggaggggaagacagagagggggagagaaagatagacacctgcagacctgcttcactgcttgtgaagccacctccctgcaggtggggagccaggcctcgaaccgggatctttacaccagtccttacgctttgtgccacttgcgcttaacccgctgcgctaccgcctgactcctgaataTCCTTTTCTAAGATGTAGAAAAtcatataaaatctttaaaaatggacCCAAAGAAGAACATAGATTTAAATTAATTGAAATCAATAACTTATTAACATAATCtagttatttttatattctgAAATTCATACAACATGCATCTGCCCactgtttttgctttattttactttttctcctttttgcttAGAATGGACCTCTCTTTACCACTAGTCTCCAAAATCTAAAACTTTAACTTACCTCTTATAATTAAAGCATCTCtcatactcttcttttttttaatatttatttattttcctttttgttgcccttgttgtttttattgttgttgtagttattattgttgttgatgttgtagttgttggataggacagagagaaatggagagaggaggggaagacagagagggtgagagaaagacacctgcagacctgtttcggggggggggggctcgaaccaggatcttccttgcatttaacctgctgagctaccacccaactccctctcatACTCTTCTTACCAGCATTTTCATTCTAATCACCTGGATCCTgcctgtatttttatttctatcttttaaGCAGTGTTAGTTTATTTATCATTAAGTTTGTATGGGCTAATGATGCTGCAGAAATTTCAAGAATACCACATTACACATCAACAATTGTCTGTACCATACCATCAAAGGTCTAGTTACCATCAATCATCATCCCATCAAATCACCTTTGCTGCAGAActcctttctattattctttgGAAGCCACCATTCTGTTGGATTGTaagaggttgtttgtttgtttcttaatatTTCACACATCAGTGAATATaaaggtattctctctctctctctttctggtataTTTAATTTAGTGTAAACCCTTCAAGGTCCACCCTAATTGGTGGCGATGATGGGGTGGGGGAAGTTCTGGAGACTCAAACTCAAGGGATTTACACATGCAAAGTGTGTGTTCTGTTGCTTAGTCACATCCCCAACCCctcacattcttttcttttaaatgaaaatttaagttttcattttcttttcaaaatgggTTTCATCTTAAATTTTTCATATAAAAACTaatgttttgggagtcgggcggtagaacagcgggttaagcgcaggtagcgcaaagcaaggaccggaggaaggatctgggttccagcacccccctatcccccccccccatttgcagggtctgcaggtgtctatctttctctttccctctctgtcttcccctcatctctctctttctctctgtcctatccaacaacaatgacatcaataataactacaacaataaaacaacaagggcaacaaaagggaataaataaataaaaatgacatgaGCTGCGTGCGCggtggcacacacacaaaaaattctaATGTTTTAAAGATTATACTTAACATCTTATTCCTTTTATGGATTACTAGTGGagtgtatatagcataatggttatgcaaacagactctcatgcctgaggctccaaagtcccgggttcaatctcccAAACCACCATATGgctgagttgaacagtgctctggttaaaaaaaaaaaaatgaggttaaACAAACTACTCAGgatgggaagaaaggaagagcttATGAAAAGgagaataggagaaaaaaaattaaaacaactgaAATATAAGAGACTCATGGGACAATATCAAGATTCACCTTGTAAGGTTTCTGGGGCTAGGGACATAACATATGGTTATaaaaaaagacttatgcctgaggctctgaagctcagcagcactaccataaacttgggctaagcagtgctttggttaaaaaacaaacaaataaatgaatactaaTAAGGGTTTCCAGAAGaataagagaaggaaagggggcacacttttttaatgtggtgcccaCATTTTTCATAGGTTTGAAGCCACTGCCTCTGACATATCTTtaactctctatttttttaaatatttatttattcccttttgttgcacttgttgttttattgttgtggttattgttgttgttactgatgtcatcattgttagataggacagagaaatggagagagaagacgacagagggggagagaaagagagacatctgcagacctgtttcatcacttgtgaagcaacttccctgtatttggggaactggggactcaaacccagatccttatgccagtccttgtgctttgtgccatgtgcgcttaacccactgcactaccgcctgactccataaCTCTCTATTTTAAAGAGACAAGaaaagagacatcatagcaccgcTACATCATTCTAACCCTTGTATATGTGCAATACCAGCATTGAGCAGTAATTCCAGTTAATCTATTTAGCTTGAATTTGtaatggtaccagggattgaacctgggattttcagatttcaggcataaaagtctgttgtgAAACCATAAtagctatgctatctccccaactcctgggttaatttttaatttattttatggggAGGGGGAATACAGTGATATCACAGCATTACTCCATCATCCACTAACTCCTTCAATGCTACCAAAGGTACCCCATGTGGCAATCGGACTTGACTTCAGGGA
The sequence above is drawn from the Erinaceus europaeus unplaced genomic scaffold, mEriEur2.1 scaffold_1260, whole genome shotgun sequence genome and encodes:
- the LOC132536468 gene encoding cilia- and flagella-associated protein 206-like encodes the protein MKDIDKHYVKPITKCESSTQTDTHLLPPTIVRSYEWNEWELRRKAIKLTNLRQKATHSVQTDLSHFRRENSSQVYALKTDSTQTTKESSTCVPRPQIYIAGLRGGHGKTTKGIKVNLTRAVDET